In one window of Drosophila mauritiana strain mau12 chromosome X, ASM438214v1, whole genome shotgun sequence DNA:
- the LOC117146833 gene encoding migration and invasion enhancer 1: protein MVKVEVEYCGVCNFSGQCHLLREFLLASSPDLDISCHKGRRGSFEVAIDGQLVHSKLSCLAFPQHASVLAQVQKAERGEPVEKVLEQPIKDCVVM from the exons ATGGTGAAAGTGGAGGTGGAATACTG CGGCGTCTGCAACTTTAGCGGGCAGTGCCACCTGCTGCGCGAGTTCCTGCTGGCCTCGTCGCCCGACTTGGACATATCCTGTCACAAGGGACGGCGGGGATCCTTCGAGGTGGCCATCGACGGTCAGCTGGTGCACTCGAAGCTTTCCTGCCTGGCATTTCCCCAGCACGCGAGTGTCCTGGCCCAAGTGCAGAAGGCGGAGCGTGGGGAGCCCGTGGAGAAAGTCCTGGAGCAGCCCATCAAGGACTGCGTCGTGATGTGA
- the LOC117147274 gene encoding molybdenum cofactor sulfurase — MSSYRPEFSEAEQSRIDAEFSRLARNKSVYLDHAGTTLYAESQVTAAAEQLQRNVFCNPHTCRLTGDFVDQVRFKILEFFNTTAEDYHVIFTANATAALSLVAENFDFGSSGDFHFCQENHTSVLGMRERVRANGIYMLMEKEISGGEPKANGKVHEVSGKTGNSLLTFSAQCNFSGYKIPLEAIEQIQIDGLAKPGKQLWGSVGERKENTHNDYYICLDAASFVGTSPLDLQKYRPDYVCLSFYKIFGYPTGVGALLVSRRGAEVFQKRRFFGGGTINYAYPHAMDYQLRETFHQRYEDGTLPFLSIVELLEGFRTLERLVPRTEEFSTMERISRHVFGLAKHLEDQLRQLHHPNGEPLVKLYNKVGYQDKSRQGGTVAFNVRTESGSFVGFGEIACVAALHGILLRTGCFCNIGACQYYLGLDEDALDAIYKRAGRICGDYFDLIDGQPTGAVRVSFGYMTTIQDVDQLLQMLRSSYLATKPLQRIQFLEEQAEQLPPLLKERVQLLRPKLLQMAIFPVKSCAAFKIESPGSWPLTDQGLKYDREWMIVDMNGMALTQKRCTELCLIRPVIKVDQLELQFGDNSLISVPLSLEDQAADSAKCVSKVCRQPVEGLDCGDGVAQWLSEHLGMEGLRLLRQSGQRNSSKDQQKLSLVNQAQFLLLNRSSVRSLQFEEPLDETVDRFRANIIIDTGSAFEELTYKALSIGGIQFQVEGPCQRCDMICINQRTGERSPETLTTISRLQKGRMRFGIYITRIPPDTKELEPKEQHMTCGDVVLVE, encoded by the exons ATGTCATCATATCGCCCGGAGTTCTCCGAAGCGGAGCAGTCGCGAATCGACGCGGAATTCTCTAGATTGGCCA GGAACAAGAGTGTTTACTTGGACCATGCGGGCACCACTCTCTATGCCGAGAGCCAAGTGACGGCCGCTgcggagcaactgcagcgcaaTGTCTTCTGCAATCCACACACCTGCCGCCTCACCGGCGACTTCGTCGACCAGGTGCGATTCAA AATATTGGAATTCTTTAACACAACCGCCGAAGATTACCATGTGATATTCACGGCGAATGCCACCGCTGCTTTGTCCCTGGTGGCGGAAAACTTTGATTTTGGATCCTCTGGTGACTTTCATTTCTGCCAGGAGAACCACACCTCAGTGCTGGGAATGCGGGAAAGGGTCCGGGCAAACGGTATATACATGCTGATGGAAAAGGAAATCTCTGGTGGAGAGCCCAAGGCAAACGGTAAAGTTCACGAGGTATCCGGAAAAACAGGAAACTCCTTGCTGACCTTTTCGGCCCAATGCAACTTTAGTGGTTACAAAATCCCACTGGAAGCCATTGAGCAAATCCAAATCGATGGCTTGGCCAAGCCGGGAAAACAGCTTTGGGGTTCTGTGGGAGAGAGGAAGGAGAATACGCACAACGATTACTATATCTGCCTGGATGCGGCTTCTTTTGTGGGCACCAGTCCGTTGGATCTGCAAAAGTATAGACCAGATTACGTGTGCCTTAGTTTCTACAAGATCTTCGGTTATCCCACGGGCGTGGGAGCCCTGCTCGTGAGTCGACGAGGAGCCGAGGTCTTCCAGAAGCGCCGCTTTTTTGGCGGTGGTACCATCAACTACGCATATCCGCATGCCATGGATTACCAGCTGAGAGAGACCTTCCACCAGCGCTACGAGGATGGCACCCTGCCATTCCTGTCCATTGTCGAATTGCTCGAGGGCTTTCGCACGCTGGAGAGATTGGTGCCCAGAACGGAAGAGTTTAGCACCATGGAGAGGATTTCCAG ACACGTCTTTGGGCTGGCCAAGCATCTGGAGGATCAGCTGCGCCAGCTGCACCATCCCAATGGTGAGCCCCTCGTGAAGCTGTACAATAAAGTTGGCTACCAAGACAAATCCCGGCAGGGTGGCACCGTGGCCTTTAACGTGCGCACTGAATCGGGTTCCTTTGTGGGATTCGGCGAGATCGCCTGTGTGGCTGCTCTGCACGGAATACTCCTGCGGACTGGATGCTTCTGCAACATCGGAGCCTGCCAATATTACCTAGGCCTCGATGAAGATGCTTTGGATGCGATTTACAAGCGAGCAGGTCGCATATGCGGCGACTACTTTGATCTGATCGATGGACAGCCGACGGGAGCGGTACGGGTATCTTTTGGATATATGACAACTATCCAGGATGTAGACCAGCTGCTCCAGATGCTGCGCTCCAGTTATTTGGCAACCAAGCCGCTGCAGCGGATTCAGTTCCTCGAGGAGCAGGCGGAGCAATTGCCGCCGTTGCTGAAGGAGCGAGTCCAGCTCTTGAGGCCAAAACTACTGCAAATGGCCATATTTCCGGTAAAGTCTTGTGCCGCCTTCAAGATCGAATCACCGGGCTCCTGGCCATTGACGGATCAAGGTTTGAAATATGACCGTGAGTGGATGATCGTGGACATGAATGGCATGGCCTTGACCCAGAAACGCTGCACGGAGTTGTGCCTGATTAGGCCAGTGATTAAGGTCGACCAATTGGAGCTGCAGTTCGGAGACAATTCCCTCATCTCGGTGCCCCTTTCTCTGGAGGACCAGGCGGCCGACTCAGCAAAATGCGTAAGCAAGGTGTGCCGACAGCCCGTGGAAGGTTTGGATTGTGGCGATGGGGTTGCCCAGTGGTTAAGCGAACACCTCGGCATGGAGGGCCTCCGTTTGCTCCGGCAATCGGGCCAGAGAAACTCGTCCAAGGATCAGCAGAAGCTGAGTCTGGTTAATCAGGCCCAGTTCTTGCTGCTAAACAGGTCTTCCGTGCGATCGCTTCAGTTTGAAGAGCCCCTCGACGAGACTGTGGATCGTTTTCGGGCCAATATCATCATCGACACGGGCAGTGCATTTGAGGAGCTTACCTACAAGGCCCTGTCCATTGGTGGAATCCAATTCCAGGTGGAGGGTCCCTGCCAGCGCTGCGATATGATCTGCATTAACCAAAGGACAGGCGAACGGTCGCCGGAGACCTTGACCACCATATCCCGCCTGCAAAAGGGTCGCATGCGATTCGGCATCTACATCACGAGGATCCCCCCGGACACAAAAGAGCTGGAGCCCAAGGAGCAGCACATGACATGCGGCGATGTTGTCCTTGTGGAATAA
- the LOC117147275 gene encoding activating signal cointegrator 1 translates to MENFLRGTLSKCLDCVITDQMLAAILNIKDDYEFDNYFGNLLSEDNEEHRLFLINCRRMLLSGKQPRNNVKQLSPPLAPASPKNPKQNISKGAKGKSGKHVNLYASDGRVQGDTIMLKGRRHCDCQAGQHKLINNCLGCGRIVCEQEGSGPCLSCGDPVHTPEEEQQLAKAAREKGGTKNAAKQGKKSTKEPSKQELDKALAQRDRLLEYDKNSEKRTTVIDDELDYFQENSVWLSDAEREKFEKLHREMEEVKHGSRMKRKIRVDFAGRELPEEPTISKEYEQQVISELAAVSKASGVGSNWSISSVTGHSALTLAPNLDMAKPPVYKPSKESKSWPAPAAGSDWLERTYNRVQDKELLEMQDMRQCLSMHQPWASLLVAGIKKHEGRVWYSDHRGRLWIASTSKEPHAEDIAQMEGFYKVLYGDPDIKFPSHYPTSSLLGCVHVDSCLPQEEYRELYPNGESESPYVFVCTKPEQLNILLPVHGEHKIYELPLKTHTTACKTLLRARASKG, encoded by the exons ATGGAGAACTTCCTGCGGGGCACGTTGTCCAAATGTCTGGACTGTGTAATCACGGATCAGATGTTGGC CGCCATACTGAACATCAAAGACGACTATGAATTCGACAACTACTTTGGCAATTTACTGAGCGAGGACAACGAGGAGCACCGGCTTTTCCTTATAAACTGTCGCCGGATGCTACTGAGTGGCAAACAGCCGCGGAACAATGTAAAACAACTCTCGCCCCCTCTGGCACCCGCATCacccaagaatcccaagcaaaATATCAGCAAGGGTGCCAAGGGCAAGTCGGGGAAGCATGTGAATCTGTACGCCAGCGATGGTCGCGTCCAGGGCGACACTATAATGCTTAAGGGCCGGCGGCATTGCGATTGCCAGGCGGGCCAGCACAAGCTGATCAACAATTGCCTGGGCTGCGGCCGGATCGTGTGCGAGCAGGAGGGAAGCGGTCCTTGCTTGAGCTGCGGCGATCCCGTCCACACGCCCGAGGAAGAGCAGCAGCTGGCCAAGGCGGCCAGGGAGAAGGGCGGCACGAAGAACGCCGCCAAGCAGGGCAAAAAGTCCACCAAGGAACCGTCCAAGCAGGAGCTGGACAAGGCCTTGGCCCAAAGGGACCGTCTGCTGGAGTACGACAAGAACAGCGAGAAGAGGACCACAGTTATCGACGATGAGCTGGACTACTTCCAG gAGAACTCCGTGTGGCTGAGCGACGCTGAGCGAGAGAAGTTCGAGAAACTGCACCGAGAAATGGAGGAGGTAAAGCACGGCAGTCGCATGAAGCGCAAGATCCGGGTTGACTTCGCTGGCCGAGAGTTGCCGGAGGAACCGACCATCTCCAAGGAGTACGAGCAGCAGGTGATCAGCGAACTAGCGGCCGTTTCTAAAGCCTCAGGTGTTGGATCCAACTGGAGTATATCCTCGGTCACCGGGCACTCAGCCTTGACACTCGCACCAAATTTGGACATGGCCAAGCCGCCGGTCTACAAGCCGAGTAAGGAATCCAAGAGTTGGCCAGCTCCCGCAGCAGGCAGCGATTGGCTGGAGAGGACCTACAATCGGGTGCAGGACAAGGAGCTGCTGGAAATGCAGGACATGCGCCAGTGTCTGTCGATGCATCAGCCCTGGGCTTCGCTCCTAGTGGCGGGCATTAAGAA ACACGAGGGTCGAGTGTGGTACAGCGATCACCGTGGTAGACTGTGGATCGCCTCCACCTCCAAGGAGCCGCACGCCGAAGACATTGCGCAAATGGAGGGCTTTTACAAGGTGCTCTACGGCG ATCCCGACATTAAGTTTCCAAGTCATTATCCCACGAGCAGTCTGCTAGGCTGCGTCCACGTGGACAGTTGTCTGCCGCAAGAGGAGTACCGAGAGCTGTATCCCAACGGAGAATCGGAGAGTCCTTATGTCTTTGTCTGCACCAAGCCGGAGCAGCTGAATATTCTACTGCCCGTCCACGGCGAACACAAGATAT ACGAGCTGCCGCTGAAAACTCACACGACCGCCTGCAAAACGCTTTTAAGAGCCCGGGCCAGCAAGGGTTAA